In the Quadrisphaera sp. RL12-1S genome, one interval contains:
- a CDS encoding ABC transporter permease, with product MLRLTLRQARSTAGRLLLAGVAVALGAGFVAAVLLTSALFTRTITNAVAAQYAGADVVVRTNSGLPITDAQLAALDGAPGIAAAEGRVDDGVALVGPSGTEYVTLRSTSTTPALADPAASRLSAGELPRASGQLALGAAAASRLGVGVGGTVSVRYYPLTGSSAAQATAQQADQETGAVDAPVTVVGLLRDDEASRFTSSADALAAPADAVTWTASRFGDLPDGTPRGGYSTALVVDAPGTSPEQARDVVAQRLAAEGLAVQTGDWDPSRGWTGQSPPLDVLTVPQVVDRSVDDALGGTRILTAVVLAFAAVALFVATTVITNTFSVVVAQRTHQLALLRCVGATTAQVHRSVLAEAAVLGLVASAVGVLAGTGLAAVAGVVLTHFAPGVSLPAGVVLTPAAVLVPLAVGTGATVLAALAPARAATRVSPLAALRPAAAPDLRTRTSRVRLAVSLVLLVGGTALLAGGALFATGALDGVLGEVAAGGTWTTYGLAAAVLGGTASFTGVLVGQVFLVPRTVALVGRLVSRAGGAPARLAALNAVRNPRRTASTAGALLIGTTLVALMVVGAATTSRTLDAALDRQYPVDVEVGTVPTGPGRYGGALPAAVVQGLAAVDGITASTSVLTSQVSLVPGDTRRSGGDSASGSVLDAVAAPAASLQRVLADPAAVAGLQPGAVVFPLDVAERLGVHDGDEVTLRPTTTTTTTTDDGGSSGFTSADLSAPGVLLTARVTQLGGQAVALDPSVLRQVDPAAAASALWLRLAPGTDPVEVSGRVQSVVTSADSATGSDGAAAGQEPVSVTSQASERAAYQHLIDTMLLVVVGLLAVAVVIALVGVANTLSLSVIERTRENAVLRALGLTRGQLRRMLALEGALVAGVGGLLGVVLGSLYGWAGAASLLGGVATAGGDAIWTPALPWARLGLLLAVAVLAGLAASVLPARRAVRTPPVAALADR from the coding sequence ATGCTGCGCCTCACCCTGCGCCAGGCCCGCTCCACCGCGGGCCGCCTGCTGCTCGCCGGGGTGGCGGTGGCGCTCGGCGCCGGCTTCGTGGCCGCCGTGCTGCTCACCTCCGCGCTGTTCACCCGGACCATCACGAACGCGGTCGCCGCGCAGTACGCCGGCGCCGACGTCGTCGTGCGGACGAACAGCGGTCTTCCCATCACCGACGCCCAGCTCGCCGCGCTGGACGGCGCCCCCGGGATCGCCGCCGCCGAGGGCCGCGTCGACGACGGCGTCGCGCTCGTCGGACCGTCCGGCACCGAGTACGTCACCCTCCGCAGCACCTCCACCACTCCCGCGCTCGCCGACCCCGCGGCCTCCCGGCTGTCGGCCGGTGAGCTGCCCCGGGCCAGCGGCCAGCTGGCGCTCGGGGCCGCGGCGGCGTCGCGGCTCGGCGTCGGCGTCGGCGGGACCGTGAGCGTCAGGTACTACCCGCTGACCGGCAGCAGCGCCGCGCAGGCGACCGCGCAGCAGGCCGACCAGGAGACGGGGGCGGTCGACGCGCCCGTCACGGTGGTCGGGCTGCTCCGGGACGATGAGGCGTCGAGGTTCACCAGCAGCGCCGACGCCCTGGCGGCCCCCGCGGACGCCGTTACGTGGACGGCGTCCCGCTTCGGTGACCTCCCGGACGGCACGCCCCGCGGCGGGTACAGCACGGCGCTCGTGGTGGACGCCCCCGGCACCAGTCCCGAGCAGGCGCGTGACGTCGTGGCGCAGCGGCTGGCCGCGGAGGGCCTGGCGGTGCAGACCGGTGACTGGGACCCCTCCCGGGGGTGGACCGGGCAGTCCCCGCCGCTCGACGTCCTCACCGTGCCCCAGGTGGTGGACAGGTCCGTCGACGACGCGCTCGGCGGCACCCGCATCCTCACCGCGGTGGTGCTCGCCTTCGCCGCCGTCGCGCTCTTCGTGGCCACCACGGTGATCACCAACACGTTCTCGGTGGTGGTGGCCCAGCGCACCCACCAGCTGGCGCTGCTGCGCTGCGTGGGGGCCACCACGGCGCAGGTGCACCGCAGCGTGCTGGCCGAGGCCGCGGTGCTGGGGCTGGTGGCCTCGGCGGTCGGGGTGCTGGCCGGCACCGGCCTGGCCGCCGTCGCGGGGGTCGTGCTGACGCACTTCGCGCCCGGGGTCTCCCTCCCCGCCGGTGTGGTGCTCACCCCGGCGGCCGTCCTGGTCCCGCTGGCCGTGGGCACCGGCGCGACCGTGCTGGCGGCGCTGGCGCCGGCCCGCGCGGCCACCCGCGTCTCGCCGCTGGCCGCGCTGCGCCCCGCCGCCGCGCCGGACCTGCGCACGCGCACCTCCCGCGTGCGCCTGGCGGTGTCCCTGGTGCTGCTGGTGGGCGGGACAGCCCTGCTCGCCGGCGGTGCCCTGTTCGCGACGGGCGCCCTCGACGGGGTGCTCGGCGAGGTCGCAGCCGGCGGGACCTGGACGACCTACGGCCTCGCCGCCGCCGTGCTCGGCGGGACCGCCTCGTTCACCGGTGTGCTCGTGGGACAGGTCTTCCTCGTGCCCCGCACCGTGGCCCTCGTGGGGCGCCTGGTGTCGCGGGCGGGTGGCGCCCCGGCGCGCCTGGCCGCGCTCAACGCCGTCCGCAACCCCCGCCGGACCGCCTCCACGGCGGGCGCCCTGCTCATCGGCACCACCCTCGTGGCGCTCATGGTGGTGGGCGCCGCGACCACCAGCCGCACCCTGGACGCGGCCCTCGACCGGCAGTACCCCGTGGACGTCGAGGTGGGAACGGTGCCTACCGGCCCCGGGCGCTACGGCGGGGCCCTGCCCGCGGCGGTGGTGCAGGGCCTCGCGGCCGTCGACGGGATCACGGCCTCCACGTCGGTGCTCACCAGCCAGGTCTCCCTGGTCCCCGGGGACACCCGCCGCAGCGGTGGTGACAGCGCCTCGGGGTCGGTCCTGGACGCCGTGGCCGCCCCCGCCGCCTCCCTCCAGCGCGTCCTGGCCGACCCCGCGGCGGTCGCGGGGCTGCAGCCGGGCGCGGTGGTCTTCCCGCTCGACGTCGCCGAGCGGCTCGGCGTCCACGACGGCGACGAGGTGACGCTGCGGCCCACCACCACGACCACCACGACCACGGACGACGGCGGCAGCAGCGGGTTCACCAGCGCCGACCTGAGCGCCCCGGGAGTCCTGCTCACCGCGCGGGTGACCCAGCTGGGCGGCCAGGCGGTGGCCCTGGACCCGTCCGTGCTGCGCCAGGTGGACCCGGCGGCCGCAGCGTCGGCCCTGTGGCTCCGCCTGGCGCCGGGCACCGACCCGGTCGAGGTGTCCGGGAGGGTGCAGAGCGTCGTCACCTCCGCCGACAGCGCCACCGGCTCTGACGGCGCGGCCGCCGGCCAGGAGCCGGTCTCGGTGACCAGCCAGGCCTCCGAGCGCGCGGCCTACCAGCACCTCATCGACACGATGCTCCTGGTGGTGGTGGGCCTGCTCGCCGTCGCCGTCGTCATCGCCCTGGTCGGGGTGGCCAACACCCTCAGCCTGTCCGTCATCGAGCGGACCCGGGAGAACGCCGTGCTGCGCGCGCTCGGGCTGACCCGCGGGCAGCTGCGCCGCATGCTGGCCCTGGAGGGCGCGCTGGTGGCCGGCGTCGGCGGCCTGCTCGGCGTGGTGCTGGGGTCCCTGTACGGCTGGGCCGGTGCCGCCTCGCTCCTCGGTGGCGTCGCCACCGCCGGCGGGGACGCCATCTGGACCCCCGCCCTCCCGTGGGCGCGGCTCGGGCTGCTGCTCGCCGTCGCCGTCCTCGCCGGGCTGGCGGCCTCGGTGCTCCCGGCGCGGCGCGCGGTCCGCACCCCGCCGGTCGCCGCCCTGGCCGACCGGTGA
- a CDS encoding ABC transporter ATP-binding protein gives MTPTAPAATSPGGTSSGGAAATAVGLTKTYGRGPAAVHALRGVDVTFSRGAFTAIMGPSGSGKSTLLHLLAGLDTATSGRVLLGDTDLTTLGDTALTLLRRQRLGFVFQQFNLLPVLTAEQNITLPLELGGRGGGRLDAEWMADLVDVLGLRERLTHRPGELSGGQQQRVAIARALITKPELVLADEPTGNLDSRSGAEVLEFLRRSVRELDRTVVMVTHDAVAASYADRVVLLADGALAGEVTDPTPEAVTSALDALRTSLPPAGAPSTTATGQIRAVSAAFPAAGL, from the coding sequence ATGACCCCGACAGCACCCGCCGCCACCTCCCCGGGCGGCACCTCCTCGGGCGGCGCCGCCGCCACGGCCGTGGGCCTGACCAAGACCTACGGACGCGGCCCCGCCGCCGTGCACGCGCTGCGGGGCGTGGACGTGACCTTCTCCCGCGGCGCGTTCACCGCGATCATGGGCCCGTCCGGGTCCGGCAAGTCCACGCTGCTGCACCTGCTCGCCGGCCTCGACACCGCCACCTCCGGGCGGGTGCTCCTCGGCGACACCGACCTCACCACCCTCGGCGACACGGCGCTGACGCTGCTGCGCCGCCAGCGGCTGGGGTTCGTCTTCCAGCAGTTCAACCTCCTGCCGGTGCTCACCGCCGAGCAGAACATCACCCTCCCGCTGGAGCTCGGCGGCCGCGGCGGCGGTCGCCTCGACGCCGAGTGGATGGCCGACCTCGTGGACGTCCTGGGCCTGCGCGAGCGGCTCACCCACCGCCCCGGCGAGCTGTCCGGCGGCCAGCAGCAGCGCGTGGCCATAGCCCGCGCCCTCATCACCAAGCCCGAGCTGGTCCTCGCCGACGAGCCCACCGGCAACCTCGACTCCCGCTCCGGCGCGGAGGTGCTGGAGTTCCTGCGCCGCAGCGTGCGCGAGCTCGACCGCACGGTGGTCATGGTCACCCACGACGCCGTCGCGGCCTCCTACGCCGACCGCGTGGTGCTCCTCGCCGACGGCGCGCTCGCGGGCGAGGTCACCGACCCCACCCCGGAGGCGGTCACCTCCGCGCTGGACGCGCTGCGCACGTCCCTGCCCCCGGCCGGCGCCCCGAGCACCACGGCCACCGGCCAGATCCGCGCCGTCTCCGCAGCCTTCCCCGCCGCGGGCCTGTGA